Genomic segment of SAR202 cluster bacterium:
CGAGACGCTCGTAAAGCACTCCCCGCTAACGTACGCCGCGAACGTAACCACGCCGGTCCTTCTTATGCATGGGGAGGCAGACCAGCGCTGCCCCATAGAGCAGAGTGAGCAGTACTACGTTGCACTCAAGCGGCTGGGAAAGACGGTGGAGTTTGTGAGGTATCCCGGCGGCACGCACCTGTTTTTCAGCAGCGGGCGCACTGCGTACAGAATCGACTACCTGAATCGAGTTCTGGGATGGTTTGCCAAGCATCTTGACGGCCCAGGCGGAGCCAGAGAATGACGACCATTAAAGATCGGAAGAGTTTTTCAAGCGCGGACCAGGCCAAGGCTTGGGTCGCTGAGGCGAACCCTCCGTTCGCCGCGCCTGCAACGGCCGCCGAGATCGCGAAGTGGAAGCCACGCTTTAGAAAGAAGCTCGCCTCAATCCTGTGTATCGACGAGCGTCCTGCCATGCCGGAAGTGGAGGTGCTCTCCCGCCGCGTGCACGGGGACCTGAACGCCTATGAGCTGTTCATAACCCCGCCGGGAGAGCTCGGCTGGCGGGCGCTTCTTCTGGAGCCGAAAGGGCTGACGGCCAGGCGGCCGGCGTGGGTTTGCATGCACGGGGTCATAAAGGGCGGGATGTCGTCCGTCACTGGGCTCGTAGTCCGGCAGGACGGCGGCGAGGAGTCGCTCAGGGAGTTCGAGTGCGAATACGGCCTGAAGCTGGCGCAGATGGGGTACGTGACCCTCAGCTTCGACTTCCCCGGCTTCGGCTACCGCGCGGACACAGGATCGGACGGCACGGTGCAGGACGGCACGGCGGTAATAGCTCTGGATATGGGCAAGACCTACATCGGCTGGTGCGTGAGCGACGGCATGGCGGCCGTCTCCGCGCTCACCCGTTGGCCGACGGTTGACCCGCGGAGGATAGGCGCGACCGGCTTTTCGATGGGCGGGACGATGGCGGGGTACCTGGGAGCGCTGGACAGGCGGTTGTACACGGTTGCCCTGAGCGGCAGGTTCGGCTACAAGAGGCACCGCTTGCTTGAAGGCCGGAACACCAGGGCTTTCAGCTGTGTACCCGGCATGCACAAGTACATGGACGGGCCGGATGTGCTCGCCTCCATCGCGCCCAAACGCATGTATATCAACCAGGAGGTGCGCAACGATATGCCGCTGGCCGTCAGCGAGACGGAGCGTGTGCGCGCCGCCTACGAAGCGCTCGGGGCGGCAGACCGGCTCGCTATCCAGTACGATGCGCCACAGCAGCCGCGACATCGCTTCGGCGGGGCGCCGGTCTACGAATGGATGCGAAAGACGATGCCCATATGAGCGAAACGGGCGCAGCGACGGGCGGGCCGAAGTTCGCTCCGGCACTCGAGCAGGTCAAGCCGTGGGCGCGCGACATGGTGGACGGCCAGACTCTGCGGGCCCCATCCGATGCCCGCTCGATTGCGGCCTGGCGGAGGAAGGCGCGACGGCAGGTCATGACTTCGCTGGGCGTGGACCCTGCGGCCGCGGCCCGGCCGGAGTGGGATGTTCTGCAGACGTGGACGCACCGCGGATTGCGTGCCAGCCGGTTGTCCGTTGCCGCGCCCGGGGACCTGCCGTGGGAGGCGATTGTGCTGGAGCCGCCGGTGGCCGGACCCAATCACCCGGCATGGGTGTGCATCCACGGCCACGTATTCGGCGCCATGTCCTCAACGACCGGACTGGCGGTCAACGAGCCCGGCGGCGCCGAATCACTGGCGCGGTTTGAGGACGACTATGCCTTTCGCCTGGCCGAACGGGGGCACGTGACCATAGCGTTTCACGGCCCGGGCTTCGGCAACCGCGCAGACCCGGGCGCGACGCCGAATGCGCCCGCCGGATCGCCGCAGGACGGCACCCTCGTGCAGGCGATGGCGACAGGCCGCACGTACATTGGCTGGTTCGCGGCCAACGCAATATCCGCCGTATCCGTTCTACAGGCATGGCCCACCGTGGGCAGGCGGCGCGTAGGGATAGTCGGGTTCAGATCAGGGGCGGGAGTAGCTCTATACGCCGGCGCAATGGACCGGCGCATCCGCGCCGTCGCGCTAAGCGGCCGAATCGGCAACCGGCAGAACCGCCTGCTAGAGGGCGGCGCCACCGGGCTTCATGCTACCGTGCCCGGCTTGCTAAGATACGTGGACAACACGGATGCCCTCGGCCTCATTGCGCCGCGCCTGCTCTTCGTAAACCAGGAGGTCCGCAACGACGCCGATGCGGCGCTGGCCGCGCTCAGCCCGGCGCGCAGGTTGTACGAGGCGCTTGGGGCGGGCAAGAGGTTCTCAGTGCACGTGGATGCGCCCAACCCTCCGCGCCACCGCTTCGGCGGAGAGGCGATGTACCGCTGGGCAGAGCAGGTAATGCCTGTGCCGCGAAAGAGATAGTCATGAAATCGTTCGCTGGTTACATTGCGGTCACGTTCCTCGCGCTCCTGCTGGCCGCCGCGTGCGGAGGTGAAAAGGAGCTGTCCCCTGCGGAGCAGGCCCAGCTCGTCACGCACCTCAACACCGCCCGCGCGTACTTCACGGCCGGCATGGACAACCAGGCTCTCGGCGAGTACGAGATGGCGCTTGCGATCGACCCTAAGTCGGTGGACGCAATCGACGGACGCGGGGCAGTCTACCTATCCTTGGAGAGATTCGACGAGGCGTTGGTCGACTTCAACAAGGCGATAGAGCTCGACCCGGAGTTCGATGTCGCCTACCTGCACCGGGCGAACCTGTATATCAAGCAAAACAGGGTTGAGGAGGGGTTCGCCGACCTCACGAAGGCGATTGAGCTCAACCCGATAGACCCGTTCAACCACTCCTACAGGGGCGATTACTACCTTGCCGCGCGCAACTACCCAGCGGCGGTTGCGGACTACACGAAAGCCATCGAGCTTGCGCCTGAAAGCTCGCAGCTCTACAGCGTGCGAGCGACCGCTTACGCGCTAATGGGGCAGTCTGCGAAGTCCGCCCTGGACGTAACGAAGGCGGTATCGCTCGGCGCCGACCGGGCGCGACTCGAGGCGTCCATTGACAAGATCGTCCAGGACTTCAGGCAGTAGCACAGGATGCCGAAGGGCAAGCGACACCCAGCGACACTCGCCGTCAACATACTTATCGCGCTTGTCGCGGTTGCGATGTCCATAGTCCTCCTGGAGATCGGCCTCCGGTTTATGATGAACGTCTTCTCCTCGGAAGGCCCTCCCCTGCAAGTCCTGTGCGGGGACTGCCCGCAGATATATGAGCTGAATCCGGACCACCATGAGGTGAGCGCTCAGGGCTTCCGTGACAAGGAGTACGCGTTCACAAAGACGCCCGGCATCACGCGCGTTGTGGTGCTGGGCGACTCCGTAGCGTATGGGCTGTACGTATCTCCGGAGCTTGCCTTCCCCAACTTCCTCGAAAGCCGGCTGAACCGCCGGGAGAACCGCTTCGAGGTCATTAACGCCGCGGTGAGCGGGTACACGCCGTACAACGAGCTGCAGCTTTACAAGAGCAAGCTGAGGCGGCTCCGGCCGGACATAGTCGTGGTCGCCTTCTCCATGAACGACATCGTGGACCCGAAGCTGCACTGGAACTACACGCAGGACGCCATCGCGAACATCCCCGATGCCGCCATACCGAACACGGAGTACCACGAAGCGCACGTCGTGCCGACCGTCGAGGCGCTGAAAGACACTTCCCGGCCCTGGTTTGAAGAGCTCTCGCGCCTGCAGTCACGGCTCACGGCACCGGACTTTCTGGAAGACGAGCGGCTGTATACAGAGGTCAACGGGCGGCGGTGGCCAACTTACGTTACCGGAGAGGATGTGATCGGCATTCAAACGCTGATGGACTACGACTCTCCGGAGTGGGTGTGGCTGCGCTCGGTCTACGACGAGCTGCAGGCGGAGATCGAGGCGGGCGGCGCGCGGATGGTGCTGCTGGCGCTGCCGCTAGCGTACCAGATGGACCCGGACTACCCGTTCCTGCCGCAGGAGCTTCTGCGAAAGTACGCAGACGAGGCCGGCATTCAGTTCGTTGACGTTTTGCCGGCATTCAGGGCCAACGCGGAAGAGCCGATCTTCCAGGATGAGGCTCACGGTTACATGGACATCTGGCATCTGACCCGCGCGGGTCACCGGCTGGTGGCGCTTGAGCTGGAGGAGGCGCTCGGCGGCGACTAGTGTGCATCACATTCGCCGTTCTGACGGGTAGACCACTTCCCTGCCCATGCGCTTGCGGTCGTCACGCATGTCCTGGAGGAATTGATCGAAGTCCAGAGTGCCCGCCCAGGAACCGGCGGAGTTCATGAATTCGGATTCCGGTCCTGCGCCTGACAGGACTTCCTTAATCTCTATGAAGACCTCAACCCCTTCCTCGAGGTTGGTCTTCTCAAGTGGCTCCAGCACCCCGTCGGAGAACCGTGCCTTGAAAGGCTTCATACTTCAACCTCACCCGTTCTCTACAAGTGAATCCCCGCTGTCCGAATACCTTGGTTTACATGGTACGGCACCGGCAGAGTCAAGTTATGTTCTGGACGACTTCCCGCTTGAAGCCGCCGCCGCTCCGTCGTAAAGTAGTACCTCGTCCCGGCCCTGTGCAGCCCAGGAGAAACCATGCTCGACTTTTACAACATATCCACGCTGATGACGCCGGAAGAGATCCAGGCGCACTCAACCGTTCGCGCGTTCGTGGAGGCGGAGGCGGTCCCCAATGTCAGGGACTGGTGGGAGCGCGCCGAGTTCCCCCGCAATATGGCGACCCAGATGGGCGGGCTCGGCCTTATGGGCGCGACGCTTCCGCAGGAGTACGGAGCGGCTGGGCTGAGCAGCATTGCTTACGGGCTCATAATGTACGAGCTCGAGCGGGCGGACTCCGGCCTGCGCAGCTTCGCCAGCGTGCAGGGGTCGCTCGTGATGTATCCCATCTACCGCTACGGCTCCGAGGAGCAGAAACGCCGGTATCTGCCGGCCCTGGCGAAGGCGGAAACCATCGGCTGCTTCGGCCTTACCGAGCACGAGGGCGGCTCCGACCCGGGGGCAATGAAAACAACAGCCCGCAAGGACGGCAATGGCTATGTGATAAACGGCGCGAAGATGTGGATCAGCGTCGGGGACATGGCCGACATAGCCGTGATATGGGCAAGGGACGAAGCCGGCGTTGTACGCGGGTTCATAGTCCCGACGGATACGCCCGGCTTCACTGTGAACCGCGTGCAGCGACAGATGAGCATGCGCATCTCCGGCGCGTGCGAGCTGGTCATGGACAACGTTCGCGTTGAGGCCGACAGTTTACTGCCCGGCGCGAGCGGCCTCTCCGCGCCGCTTTCGTGCCTCACGCAGGCAAGGTATGGTATCGTTTGGGGCGTGCTGGGCGCGCTGGAAGCCGTACACCACGAGGCTTCAGAATTCGCCAGGCACCGCAGCACGTTCGGGAAGCCGATCGCCTCGCGGCAGCTTGTGCAGGCGAAGCTGGCGGACATGCTCACCGGCCACACAACGGGCCTGATGCTCGCGTGGAGGCTCGGGAGACTGAAGGACGCGGGCGAGCTGACGTTCGCGCAGGTGTCGCTTGCGAAGCGGCACAATGTGCGGGCGTCATTAAACGGCGCCCGGGCCGCGAGAGAGATACTTGGCGGAAGCGGAATCACGCTCGAGTACAGCGCTATCCGCCACATGCTTAACCTGGAAACCGTCGACACCTACGAAGGGACGCACGACATCCACACCCTTGTACTTGGCAGGGAAATAACGGGCATGGACGCGTTCAAGTAGGCATTCGGAGGAAGAAGTGAAGGCGCTCGAAGGCATTACGATTCTCGATATGTCCCGCATCCTCGCGGGACCTTTCTGCACACAGGTGCTCTCCGACCTGGGCGCGACAGTGTGGAAGATAGAGTCGCCGTGGGGGGACGACACCCGCAAGCTCGGGCCGCCGTTCATGAAGGGTGAGAGCGCCTTTTACCTTGCGATCAACAGGGGCAAGAAGAGCGTTGTGGTCAACCTCAAGGAGCCGCGCGCGCAGGAGCTGGTGCGAAAGCTCGCCATGAAGTCGGACGTGCTCGTTGAGAACTTCAAGACCGGCGACCTGGGGCGCTACGGCCTGGACCACGAAACGCTCTCGAAGGCCAATCCCGGCATCGTCTACGCCTCCATTACGGGCTTCGGCAACACCGGCCCCAGGGCTGCGGAGCCCGCGGTAGACACCACCCTGCAGGGGCTGACCGGCATGATGAGCATCACCGGCGAAGCGGACGGCCCGCCCCTGAAGGTAGGCATCGCAGCGATTGACCTCTTGACGGGCATGATGG
This window contains:
- a CDS encoding acyl-CoA dehydrogenase translates to MLDFYNISTLMTPEEIQAHSTVRAFVEAEAVPNVRDWWERAEFPRNMATQMGGLGLMGATLPQEYGAAGLSSIAYGLIMYELERADSGLRSFASVQGSLVMYPIYRYGSEEQKRRYLPALAKAETIGCFGLTEHEGGSDPGAMKTTARKDGNGYVINGAKMWISVGDMADIAVIWARDEAGVVRGFIVPTDTPGFTVNRVQRQMSMRISGACELVMDNVRVEADSLLPGASGLSAPLSCLTQARYGIVWGVLGALEAVHHEASEFARHRSTFGKPIASRQLVQAKLADMLTGHTTGLMLAWRLGRLKDAGELTFAQVSLAKRHNVRASLNGARAAREILGGSGITLEYSAIRHMLNLETVDTYEGTHDIHTLVLGREITGMDAFK
- a CDS encoding DUF104 domain-containing protein; translation: MKPFKARFSDGVLEPLEKTNLEEGVEVFIEIKEVLSGAGPESEFMNSAGSWAGTLDFDQFLQDMRDDRKRMGREVVYPSERRM
- a CDS encoding tetratricopeptide repeat protein, whose amino-acid sequence is MAHRGQAARRDSRVQIRGGSSSIRRRNGPAHPRRRAKRPNRQPAEPPARGRRHRASCYRARLAKIRGQHGCPRPHCAAPALRKPGGPQRRRCGAGRAQPGAQVVRGAWGGQEVLSARGCAQPSAPPLRRRGDVPLGRAGNACAAKEIVMKSFAGYIAVTFLALLLAAACGGEKELSPAEQAQLVTHLNTARAYFTAGMDNQALGEYEMALAIDPKSVDAIDGRGAVYLSLERFDEALVDFNKAIELDPEFDVAYLHRANLYIKQNRVEEGFADLTKAIELNPIDPFNHSYRGDYYLAARNYPAAVADYTKAIELAPESSQLYSVRATAYALMGQSAKSALDVTKAVSLGADRARLEASIDKIVQDFRQ